Proteins encoded in a region of the Ptychodera flava strain L36383 chromosome 4, AS_Pfla_20210202, whole genome shotgun sequence genome:
- the LOC139132174 gene encoding G-protein coupled receptor GRL101-like has product MAGNLFQSESSELFVPLTGLAELFTDAYKYCCMVRKHQEVQICSPPADAFSSCEDLMANQVLRWSIWMLGIAAFFGNLFVIVWRIKEKDLGKVHTFLIWNLAVADFMMGIYMLIIASVDMNYRGVYVTYDASWRSSPLCSFAGFLASLSSEMSVFSLTVITFDRFLLIVFPLKFIRIHLKTAIVIAVVGWIAVAFLSFLPLVGIPYFGNNFYSRSPVCLSLHLTNEQTPGWIYSVVIFIFLNFLSFIAISILYLTMYLSIRRTTLATGVQLQQKARETAAIAKRMTLIVLTDFFCWVPIAVMGMLAMTDIVTIPGSVYAWTAVFILPINSAINPFLYTISVIKLKKKSQRSVVNANLDLSNSTKYQMVLFTYEKMKERGLIPDDLRVTSLENGQT; this is encoded by the exons ATGGCAGGAAATTTGTTCCAGTCTGAAAGTTCTGAGCTGTTTGTACCGTTGACTGGACTCGCTGAACT atttacCGATGCTTATAAATACTGCTGCATGGTCAGAAAACATCAAGAAGTGCAAATATGCTCACCGCCTGCTGATGCATTCTCATCATGTGAAGACCTCATGGCCAATCAAGTTTTAAGATGGTCTATCTGGATGCTTGGAATAGCGGCCTTTTTCGGCAACCTCTTCGTCATCGTTTGGCGAATCAAAGAGAAAGACTTGGGAAAAGTTCACACCTTCCTCATTTGGAACCTGGCTGTAGCTGATTTCATGATGGGGATATACATGTTGATAATCGCATCAGTTGACATGAATTACCGCGGTGTTTACGTCACCTATGACGCCTCATGGAGAAGCAGCCCGTTGTGTAGTTTTGCTGGTTTCCTTGCATCGCTGTCGAGTGAGATGTCCGTCTTTTCCCTGACAGTTATTACCTTTGACCGCTTTCTCTTGATAGTTTTTCCTCTGAAGTTCATTCGGATACACCTGAAAACTGCCATCGTAATTGCGGTTGTTGGTTGGATAGCCGTAGCATTCCTTAGCTTTCTGCCTCTTGTAGGTATTCCGTACTTTGGCAATAACTTCTACAGTCGTTCGCCAGTCTGCCTATCTCTCCACCTTACCAACGAACAAACACCCGGATGGATATACTCAGTCGTCATTTTCATCTTCCTTAACTTCCTGTCCTTCATTGCTATATCAATTCTGTATCTGACCATGTACTTGTCTATACGGCGCACAACTTTAGCCACTGGTGTTCAGCTACAGCAGAAAGCCAGAGAAACCGCGGCCATCGCAAAACGAATGACGCTGATAGTGCTGACTGACTTCTTCTGCTGGGTTCCAATCGCTGTGATGGGTATGCTGGCAATGACTGATATAGTCACAATTCCAGGGTCTGTTTATGCTTGGACAGCGGTCTTTATCTTGCCTATTAATTCAGCCATTAACCCGTTCCTTTACACCATATCAGTCataaaactgaagaaaaagtCACAGCGATCGGTGGTCAATGCAAATCTAGACCTCAGTAATTCGACGAAATATCAAATGG TTTTATTTACATACGAAAAGATGAAAGAAAGAGGACTCATTCCGGATGATTTACGTGTGACGTCATTAGAAAATGGACAGACATGA